In Montipora foliosa isolate CH-2021 unplaced genomic scaffold, ASM3666993v2 scaffold_416, whole genome shotgun sequence, the genomic stretch aagtatcataatttCCTTGACACTgaaatagctttgttttgattggcttttacaacagtggccGTGCTGAacctcccaagggaggcgttttATAAGTCTTGAAATGTACTCGGGAAAGGTTTGACTCCtgggccaagtatgggagatggAGCTTCCCCTTGATGATCTCCTctccccagttgttcaaacgatggatagccctatccgccggataaatcactatccagtagATAAGTCATAATGAAACCAATTtcgctatccattggatagccaTTTACCCGGCggatagacctctttcataatcgtggccaaataaaatattctttcgttttaatgctaataatacacatgaaaaaattactcgattctgattggctgagagcagtgcagttcaagtgtaacaccagtgcaaaaagtgtaacaccggtgcaaaaagtgtaacaccagtgcaaaaagtgtaacaccagtgcaaattacacatcgtaattctggattttgatttgcagaaagacattgggaaagttgtaggccaatgatctcatgtaaacggcaatgaccaaaattttgtacaaaaactctgaaaaaatttttctcgaatgcgaaaaaaagggcttcaagaaacatcttccggcactttttccacgcgaattttttcatgtttgtattattaataagtaatcatacggtttttctcgttcaatttggaattaatttgcacttgtgagtttttgaaaaagctgaaattgcactcgccgaagcggctcgtgcaatttcagctttttcaaaaactcactcgtgcaaattaattccaaattgaactcgaaaccgtatgattacctatactaataaacctttctagcctcgctacgacgagcaaatttcaaaagaatagttgtttcaaaacgagggcagtaggtctgattaacataaatacaaaagaacgtagaagtggtcgccatttatgaaagtggtctatagcgctatccatcgtttcaaCAACAGGGGCCTGGTTATAGAGTGTAATAGAAGTTATAGAGTGCAATTGATAGTTtgtatctgacgtcacggcggccatgtttgtgtacagaacaatgcagtaaaatgccttttgggaatttgactctatttttatgcaaaacttgtggggccattttctattgctttgtacaccaacatggccgtctcatcacgtggatgcaaaccaagattACGGAActttgctatggaaacacagcgatgGAATAATTTTGTTGAGAATGTAAAGCGTATAAACTCGCTCGTGTATTTCGTGATTTGGGCCCGAttcacacggtaccggacgaattttctcCCGGTTTAAAATTCGTGCATTTAGGGGTTCCATTCACACGGAACCACGCTAAACGTACGAAAATTGAGACGCCTTgccgttcaaaaatttgaacgccGAAATCGAGGACGAATTTGACCATCTTGACCGTCGAAATTTTTGCACGGCAAAGGCGTGGTTGCATGGATGCGTGGTAACTCAGCTACTATCGTTGGCCTTTCTCTTTCTTGACTCCATTTTGGATTTCGTAAAGTAGCGCTCTGCGCATGAGTAGATGGTAAAAAAGGCAAAGGTTAAACTTCAATCCGGTTCGTCAATTCCTTGTGAACAGAGCGAGAATAATGCACGGTTCCTTGCGAACAAAATGGCCGATCAAATTTTTCAACCGATAGGAAATTCGTCTGGTACCGTGTGAATCGGGCCTTATATTCACTCGTAATGTATTGAAAGTCGAACTACGGTTCGtgcaattttgaaaactttcaaagcatcatttgTGCTCATAAGTCAAGGAATGCACCCGCGTTCATACAATTTCTTCTACAAATTGGGTACACGTTGCAAACGGCTCGTCGTCGTCAGAATGAAAGGTGTTTATTTACATTTGAAAAGTAAAAGCTGATTTTCGCCAGCGACGGTAGCATAAACACGAGCGACAGTAAGCGAGTAGTAGTGCCTTTCATTAGAGCAAAGACACTTATCAATAACAAGTTTCTGACTACGTATGTTGCTCGTGAAATCCACTGACCTAAGTCCTTTTCATAAGACGCATTGGAGCATTGGTAAAACGACAACAATTTTGGCAAATCCTGAATCCAAACGTGAGACGAATATCGTTCAGTGATTTCAAAACGGCATAAAACATGAACATCTCATTTACCCTCTCGCACTGTTTATAAACCTTTTCACCTTTAAGTTAGTGTCGTGGAAACCTCCAGAAGCTACCGGGGGTCTAAAAGCAGGCCACCTGAAATGCCAATATTTACCAAAAACAGTGCACTTCAGCCATTTCTTCACGAGCCTGATTCCTTCGAAAGCCAGATTGAGCTTTTTCAGTTTTCCATGTTTTTTACCGGGTTGTCAAGATTACATTCAAACTAAGGTTTGCAATCCTTAATtgatttctccttttcttttagGTGTTCTGGAACCGCTTTGGTTCTGTCAGGTGTCGCAATATTTTTGTGGAAATCATTGAGATAGCATAATGTATTAGTTAGGACTAAAACTTTGTTTATACCCTGTGTAAGATAGTGACGCACTGAAATCATTAAAGAAAATTTTACTTTAAAGGTGGTTTTGCCtttctttgtttaaatttgCTGCTTCGCATACCATACTCCCTCAAAGAATCAAGTTTCGTTTTGGTTCCCTACGCGACAATACTTCCTGTTGTTTTTTCTCTTCTAACCATTTCACGAATTCAAATACCTGGAAAATACAACTTGGTATCATACAATTGGTTACTGAAGATCTTGCAATTTCTTATTCTCATTTAAGTGCAATTCACTAAGGAAACCCAGAATCAGCGATCTCTCTCGGGAACGAGGCCAATCACGTGAACCTGCGAGACAATTCACTTGCATCCTGAAACCGTCAAGTTGAGGTTTATGACATTGTTCAGCCTGCAGACCAGCTGGACACTTTGTCCATTTAGACCAAGCCTGATCACACGTATCCGGTTTCTCGTATTCGTTTTGCCGAGTGAAAACGGAGCTTTTCGAATACGATTACATCAGAGGTTCGTGATACCATGAAAGGCGCTTGCGCGCATGCTCTACAGGCGGAGCTTAGCGTTTCGCGTGTATTCGTGTGGACGGGAAAATACGATTCGAAAACGATACGTGTGGACGCGGATTTTTTCATGTACGTAGAAAAAAGTCTCAGTTTTCGAAAATATCTGGAAAGGTGTTGACGGGGGCCTTAGAACCAAGATAAGTTGAACGGTCTAGCCCCCAAGGAGTTCTTGTACcacaatgggtagagcatcccaCCGGTCACGGAGGTCGAAGGTTTGAATCCTGCCTGGGACTGTGAGTTTTCAGTTGTCCTCTCAatcgttgccaagcaactttcTCACGGGTGCTCTACACCGCCAACATCAACGGTTGCATTCTGAAACGCCAGTCAATTTCGCAACAACATGGGCCAGAGTGTGAAAATATTAGTTCCTTGTTTTATTGTTAGTAAAGTGTTTACTGCAAAgttgttttactttgtttcaattttttttttctgctttaaaCCTAATGCAATAGTTCGCACAAGGTACTAATTTCCTTCTTTGAAGTTAAATACTGTTGGTGCTTGTCTAATTGTTAAACACTTCTCAACTTTTTGCATTATGATTATCTTCTTTTCGAGGGTCAATGAAGTTGGTGCTGTCATTATTTCTGCTTTTAACAGTGCATTTTGAGTTTTAAGAAAAAGACGACATGTTCTAACAGAAGCAACTGTCATCGGCAGTTATATTGTGAGAGTGAATTTGTTGTCCACATATCTAGTAGCTTATGTACTAATACTGTTTAAAACCTTGTGTATTACTTAATGTTCAAATTCACCCTAGCTCACAATGTATCTGACTATGACAGTTTCGAGACAGTTGGCTCTGTAGAAACATGTTGCAAAATTTAGAAGTGTCGTCATTTTCTAAAACTTATTAGTAGCTTACTTCTATTAAGACCTTTTGGCAAAATAGCTGTATTCCATTTCCTCTATACTTATTTCCTTGGTATTCTTTGACCCTAAGCCATTCAGGCCTTTAGCTTTTGATGAAGATATTTTGAAGAATGGATAATTATTGGCTTCGTTAAGTGGTTCAGTCTTAATCTTTCTTGAAAATAGCGAGCACCTGCAAAAATTGTCGATCTTTTGGAAACAATTCACCACAACGGATGCTGTTTACTTGTCTTTTTAAATTCAGACAAATGATTTCCAAGATATTGTGTCACCATTCTTTGTTCTGCCAATCACACAAGACCTTCGCGAAGTCAGTCAAGAGGAAAATAAATAGCTTAATGTCCAGCTGAGAGGGCCAATAAGGCACATTAGCATAAAATGTGTTGGTTTGTGTTTGTATAAAAATAATGGAGCTTGTCGGCGAAGACCAAGATGATGACGACTCGACTGAAACTCGCTTGCTGTACGCTTGTAGTGAGAACTGTTTGTGTGTTTGTAGCAAAGCCTGGGGAAAAGATTTGCTTTGTGGTTGGAcaccttcaaataaaaaaccAATCTCGAGAGCAAAGCCAGCGAAAACGCCGCCGTCGTTTGGCAACGCGAAGAAGGAAGGGAAGTTGGCGATAAACGAATGTGGATTTGTTTTTCGACATTATGAGACAATGGGTCGCTACATTGAACAGTATCGAGAAAATCATAGTAGTGCTTGTTTGGAGAAAGAGGCCGAATGGACACCGGTGTTGGGAGTTGATGTACCAGACCCTTATTTATTGCCCAAGATTGGTACCTCAAGGTGAGTTTATCGACAGAGCATTTTAATTGGTTGACGAACTTTCATAGTTTGTTCAAAGGCAACCATAAACAGCAAATTGTTCGAAGAAAATTCCCACGAAATAGTCAACACACAAATCACGTTATATACCTTTTTATAGCTGCAACAACACATTGAAATTAAGATGAAACGCTTTTAATTAATGCTGCAGTTGTTGTCGAACAAGCCGGTTTTATGTTACATGTGCCTCGATTGAAGTGGACCTGGAGTTTGATCGAAGGACTGAGGAGGGTTTTCTCAACACATCAATACCCTTGATATTGTGTCCAAGCCTGATGCAATGTCAGTGGCTACTAAAAAAATCCGATAGCCCAAAGAATATTTACAAAGCCGACAACAGATATATCATCTTATCTTGATCATATTTACTTTTCTCGTTTATTATTCTCAATGGGTGTTTTatattgttattaaaaaaatataaattcctCTTTTAAGAAAAACCTATTAAACCTATCGGTGTTTTTATTCGATTCTGTGGTTAGACATGTGCCCAAGGGTGGTCGATTGATAAAGAGAAAACGCAATACAAGTTGCACCAGCTCAAATTtatgttgtttccatttccaatTTCTATATCCTAAACTTTTCTGGACGATCTTACTTGCTGTTATTCAACCAGAAAAAAGCACTGTCCATCACGGGAATTTCACAAACAAAAAATGTCTTTTCTTGGCGAGCTTATTCAAAGATTCGAGCCAATTTGGTTTGTACAATTCTGAGGACGGACATGCTAACGCGAGGCAAAATATTAGCTGTTTTTTTCTAGCAAGCACGTAAATGCTTCCCTATATGTCCCAGGTTTACAGGAGCTTTTTTTGTTAGAAAACTAATGATTGACCATTCTATTTTGTTGCAAGAGGACTTGTAGCTACAATGGCTGTTAAGAAGGTCTATCAAATCATTCGACCAATGGCTCTAGCGTGGATGTTTATATATAATAGATTGCGTGGAAAAATCTTTCTGATATTATGAAGTTGCTTGCCACTGGTTAATTGCGAACTATCTTTAAGTTATCATTCCTTAATCGCTTTTTAACGATTTGCTTATCTTAATCAAGAAATTTTTCTACGACGGATATTTTCACCGGTGATGAGTTGATCATGTAATCATTATATTCCTAACTGATCTTTCCGACAGCAACCACATATCTCGGTAggaatttatttgattttttaaaagaaaaattaaaaaagcgaTCGCCAAATAGTATACGGTGTATGAGGTACATGTTGGTCTGTcgcttagccaatcagaaagcagCGTTACGGTTTAGGGTGATACCAAGAGCGAATACACAATGATGTTTGAACCTATCGGGTTCTCGTATTTGCAGCGTCTGTTGTAAGGGCCCTCAAGGCGAGAATGTAAACCATAAAGAGTTTACATACTGCTTAAAGAACACTGAACATTGCTTTGGCGCAATGGGAGAGATCAATTCCTCCCATTTTTCTCTCTGGTCATAGTCGGTCGGTATAATGGTATGTAACTAAAAACTAACGATTTTTTCGTCGTTGTATTTAAAGCCGAGAAAGATGCTCAGCGGAGGAAAGTGACTGTGCTATGAATATTCATACCTTTTTCACTCCGCGAGCCCCTTTAAAGCACCGTTTTTCTGACAGTTCAAAGGCGACCACAAATCCCTCATTTCCAAGTCGCTTCTCGTTTCATGCAGACTAATTCATTTGCTAACTGAATAtcgttttttcttgttttcttcagCAATACGTTTGATCGAGTAAAGTTCATCGAGGCCATGTCTGATTACTTCAAAGTGGCCGCCTTGAGAAGGTACAATACTTTTCATTATTTCTTCATGTAACTTGTTCTTGTGCAGATGTAGGAGTCAGAACTGTCGCATTTTAATATGGTTACGTAGCTTGCCATATTAGTTATATCTGCTGCCGTAGATTTTCTTGGCACttattttctttccatttcatCGTTGAGTTAAACGATCTTGAGTGAAGATTTTGTTGAGTGTCCAAGTATCATTAATTCAAGAAAAAGGTCAAGTTTTTCCTTAAGTGTTTCCCCAAGTCGTTCTCTCGTTTTCTGTTTGAATTGTATTACAATGTTTGTCTACTCGTCACTTGGTCTATCGCAAATAACCTTAGCTTATGTTTACGGTTCGTTTGTAGAGAATTTAATATTCTTTCCAGTATTGCGTCGATGCAGTGCCTTGTGTTGTCTTGAATTCTAAGTATTAGTTTCTTGCGACTCGCTGTCGTTTATGGACTCTTAACAGTCAAATCTCTGTTGGTTCCATCGAAAGGTCTCTACTATTCTAGGACATGGTCGAGTTTTTTCTAACCGTTTTTCACTCATGTTTCTTGAAGTGATCTACAGAAGATTTGCCTCACGGGAAAAAGAGCAGTAAATGGCGATCACAAGACAGATTTGAGCAATGGCACCAAACTGGACAATCAAGGTCTACCGATAATTACGACCGCTTCTAACGGCAAGCATGTTTCAGGGAAACTCGAACAGAGGGAGACAATTATTTCCAAGGATAAAGAGAAAGAAATGAGAGTCAGTGATGAAAAAAGTCGAAATGATCTCGTTCGAACAGCGCCTGCTCTGACAAAGGCTTCTGTACTTCCAACCGTGCCAGGAAAACCTAACTTGTCACACCAAATACAACAGAAACCTGTTGTAAACTCGGCAGGAAATCGATCGAAGGGTGCGGAATTGATAAGAAGGAATCAAAGAGAAAGGATTCGACTACCGAAATTTCAGTGGACAGAACGTCCCGttaaagataaaagaaataTAGAGAGAAGGTTTGACGCGaaaaaagtggaaaagaaagatgcaaaacaaactgaGTTATTCTCAACCAGTGATAGTGATGACTACGTCGCTCGAAAATTAATTTCTCGAGGAAGTCTTCGTTTGGGTAGCAACGTGCAATCCCACAAATCATCACCAAAAAGGCAACTGTTTCAAGGTAACGTCAGTAAATGCGAAGTATACAGCTCGAATGCTCCGAATACTTCAGAAAGCCTCCAGAAACCCTGTCAAACGGGGATATGCCTCCCAAACACAACCACCTTCATTCAAATCTTTGGACAACAAACGGGCCCTCCGCCCAAAGTTGCAAGTAAAGCACGGTCCAAAGTTAATAGGAAAGAGGGTTCAAGGACAAAAGATAAATCGATGGCCAATCCTAACTTGCCTCTTCAATACCTAACCAAATTTGGCAGAACGAACTTTCATCATGTGCTTGAGGCCCGTTCGTTTAAGcctggagaaaaaaaactcGGGGCTACAGCTTTAGCTGATTTTCGTAGTTAGAGCATGCCCAACCCATCAAGGCGCCAAGTCAACACATGACAACACGGAATGCTTGTCTTTGTCTTGGAAACACTAGAGATTTAGACGTAAGCTCCCGCGAAGACCGTTTGCCTCTAAATCGTTTGCACAAATGCGCATGCGCGTTTTACTATAAAATCCTAACCTTCACAGGGCGGTTTTTAATTGATTAGCGAAACCCCTCAGTTGTTCTCCTCTGCTTTGCGCGGTCTGTTTGGCTGACTTTGTTGTTTGCGCGCATCTTGTGAGTGGTTTTTGTTAACGGCACTCGAGCTCGGTTGAAACAGCATGCAGTCTTTCAAAAAATGTCTCCTCCCGGTCTTTTATTCACACGATATTTTCTCAGCGTCGGTCGATCCAGATTACAACATACTAGTACGTATAGAGTAGAAATAGAACTAAGAATGGCGTACTCTAGGTCTGTTTATTTAATTATAGCCGTAAAGCCTCATATGTAAATATGATTGATGATAGAGGAATACATTATTGTGTAATATATTACCTTTAAGGCAAATAGTATTAACGGTACGTAACTTGAGAAGATAATGTTTTGTATACTAAAACATGACACTTGtttctttactttcttcttGAAAACAATGTTCTGAAGTTGTTGTCATTTGtgccccccccacccccccccatcccccctgAAATCAGTGATAACAAAAATCTTAACTCTTAGGAAATTGTTTGCTCCAAGTATGGTTGTAACAAGAATGTTTTGAACACCGTGAATTTGGCCTAACTGCGGTGGGAATTAACCAACGTTGCCCTGATTTGTGCATAATAAACCTTAAAACTTTTTGTTCGTGAAAGAGCGCAGGTTATTTCAATCACACTTTTAGCGTCAAGTATATTTACCGCTGGGGCACTAACAAGGGACACCGCGCATACAGAATCAAATCAAACCGCAGGTTAGTTTTTGAGGtcaggggaaaactggagtacccgcaacctcgttcccagggtctctttgtcgatgaGGAGAGAGACaatcaacgacaatggagaccctgggatcGAGGTTGGAGTACacagagaaaaacctttcggagcagagtagagcaccaacaaactcaacacacATGGGGCACCAAGTCTGGGAGTTTAACCCGGGCCAAATAGATTCCGAAAGTCCCCCAGCCTTCCGTGCCTTAATTTTTCGAGTaccacaattccctctgtatcttgaGAACGAAGACTTTTTTTTAAGTCGTCGTACTCCACAAtcaatttgcttttttgttagtttgaagACATGTTAGAAgaccagcctatcaaaacaattaattaAGCGGATGGCAGTTtcgtaaatggcttttcgggaccttcgagaaacgggacctGGGCGATTCGGGAAAGGCTAGGATTCGGGCGATTCTTTGAAATCCCGAAACTTATCGGGCGAATATTTCGGGTGTCATAAAACGCTTCGTatttgcaaaaaggaaaacgtttacGGTTTCATGTCATGAAAGGTTGGTGCAGTTCTTGCTTTTTCTCTAGTCATGCAAACACGTTTAGGTATACAGTTTTCATAATAAACAGATATTAGTTTCACAAAGTACTTTTCGGGTTTGAAAAGTTTCCGGACTGTTGCCGGAGAAACAGGCCCCGAGGCCAAGTCATTCAAAAGCAGATATTTACTGTAATGAGGCGCTCCCAggggggtccttgttccctttacatatttgcttgtgttcctttgttccccaaattactttcaaacttgttcccgaCAGCTTTTTGATCtctaaaattgttttaaatgcccatttccgagttgctgcatgcctcaatttcaaagcgagtcctggtgcacaaccattcaaatggaaatgagttacgaattgttatgcaaatcaaacttatttcccttacaatagttgagcaccaagaatcacttcgaaaccgagacaaacagcacctcggaaatggcccattgtttTGGGTTCCCTTGtcccctaaaatattttgacattgttctCCTCTTCCCCAGTTCAAACtagccatgttctctttttctcaaaaacccCTGGTATTTAATCGCAGATATTACtgcacaggtagcccaagctctaGTAACGTTCATATGATTTTTGTGATGTCACGTAATACATTCTTGAACGTCATGATCAGTTACGCAGTGGCGTAAATCTTgttaagggtttgtatgggaatttacAAACGCGTTTAGAACATGAATAGAACAAAAATGCCTTGCCTTGTCTTCTCGCTACCTTATCAGTGTTACAGTTTTGTGGcgtactttggccatttcagcgcGATTCGAGAGGGTTTTAGGTTCGCCCCTTTTCTCACTCTATATACAGTAAAAATCCGTATATAAGAACCTAGTGATTTAAGAACCtaaaggctgaaatttggcatttgAATATCCAAAAATATAAGAGCATGTTTAGCCTAACAATGAAAAATTGGTtcttatacaaaaaaaaagccaCTCCAATTTTAATGGtcaaaattctggatttttTCATTCTGTGAGAAACCTCTGACAAAACGTTATTGTGTATGTTATTGTTTAGCAAGCAAGGCAAGCAttcttgttgttgaaaatacaagtgctgAGACTTTTCGTATTTGGTGGTAAAATATTTCTGCCTCTGAAAAATAAGAACCTATGAGTAACCTAATCAGCCTGAATTGAGAAAAACTATCGTCtaaaatataagaacctgttcagcctgacctcgaaaattctaggttcttatatgcgggtttTCACTGTATTTCTAAAACCCGGGCAAAAGATTTCAACAAtcgcttcaacatccgttcaatTTTGATGAACCGCGATGTTGAAAACGTTTCGAAACGTATTGAATCAAAGTTAAATGACTTTAAgagcgtttaaactttgcttcaacaaatATTTAtagcggttatcagtcacacccgcccctcaacgacattttttcatatttcgaaactgggtaaaatttaggtggacgtcaatcagaTGTTCCCATGACGAATTCAACTGCCGCCAAGAGAACAggactattgtcatggaaacatgtGATTGACGTGCACCTAAATTTTAGTTTCGAAATATGTAAAAATGTCGTTGAGATGCGCATGTGACTGATAACTTGGCGCagaaacaattcttttgttatCGCGAACGTCGAATGAAGTCGGGGCCGTTTGCCCGCCTCtgtcaacattgttgggtatgcgcaTGCGCACTAATCGAtttctcaatgacgtatccatgtgtCCGTATTCATGGTAAAAGGATCCGTAGAAACAACCTGGGAATGAATATCGGGCCTCTCGTGAAACGttttgaatcaaatgttgatgacgTGTTGAAACGGTTTGCTCACCGCAGCAATCATCATCGTTCAACATccttcaacaaaatcaaacagatattgaagcaaatgttgaagccgttgACCCGGGGCTTTAagcataaagaaaacaaaagtctccgcttacgagccagaaggcccatcaggctggcgcttatctccgatttccttagcatgaagcgactaggagtatttctacttacccccggatgggatgctagtccatcgcagggttacccccagcatttcgccggtacccatttatacacctgggtggagagaggcaccatgagagtaaagtgtcttgcccaagaacacaacacaatgcccccggccaggacccgaacccggaccactggatccggagtcgagcactctaaccatgaggccaccgtacCTCTCACAAGGTAAGGCATTTAGGTTCTTTATTTTCGACTATAAAACAAGTTCgtaaattcccatacaaaccttaCAATTTACGCCATTGGGTAACTGATCGTAACAATCAAATTTTtacaacgtgaaattacaaaGGTCAGATAAACGTTCCTAGAACTTGGGCTGCCCGTGCTGTTTATACCAACTCGAAGGTTGAGTTTGCCGGTCAAAAAAGGGTTAACAATCAATGAAACTTAagctaaagaaaaacaacagtcTATGTCAACGGTTTAAATTTCCAGTAAATTCAGGTTTAACTTTAATCCTTTACGTACCAATATCGCATGTATGTTTCGAAAATACCGATACTACTTTCAATATTTGCTTCTAGTTAAACTTAAGACAAAACGTTATGATAGTGTGTTCAGAGTACCGACTGACTGGCATGACAGCCATCACACTACAAAATTCGGAAGATAAATCCCGATTTCCTTCACATTATACCATCCTTTGACAAGAAAACACAAAAGACCA encodes the following:
- the LOC137988368 gene encoding uncharacterized protein, which translates into the protein MELVGEDQDDDDSTETRLLYACSENCLCVCSKAWGKDLLCGWTPSNKKPISRAKPAKTPPSFGNAKKEGKLAINECGFVFRHYETMGRYIEQYRENHSSACLEKEAEWTPVLGVDVPDPYLLPKIGTSSNTFDRVKFIEAMSDYFKVAALRSDLQKICLTGKRAVNGDHKTDLSNGTKLDNQGLPIITTASNGKHVSGKLEQRETIISKDKEKEMRVSDEKSRNDLVRTAPALTKASVLPTVPGKPNLSHQIQQKPVVNSAGNRSKGAELIRRNQRERIRLPKFQWTERPVKDKRNIERRFDAKKVEKKDAKQTELFSTSDSDDYVARKLISRGSLRLGSNVQSHKSSPKRQLFQGNVSKCEVYSSNAPNTSESLQKPCQTGICLPNTTTFIQIFGQQTGPPPKVASKARSKVNRKEGSRTKDKSMANPNLPLQYLTKFGRTNFHHVLEARSFKPGEKKLGATALADFRS